A single genomic interval of Natronoarchaeum philippinense harbors:
- a CDS encoding YeaH/YhbH family protein gives MGLQDDLERFREVGEQRREDLAEFIQYGDLGQSGKDDVRIPIKIVDLPEFEYDRRDQGGVGQGDADVGDPVGQPQPQPGDGDEEGEPGEESADHEYYEMDPEEFAEELDERLGLDLDPKGKRVIEEKEGPFTDLTRSGPDSTLDFERMFKEGLKRKLAMDFDEEFLREVLKIDGWGPDRTFEWARGENIPVSKAWIEDAYSEISDGERTTWSSLDELEETIDREPIQQKIRREGIKQVPFRREDERYRHPEIIEEREKNVVVFNIRDVSGSMRQKKRELVERVFTPLDWYLQGKYDNAEFVYIAHDAEAWEVERDEFFGIRSGGGTKISAAYELAADLAEEYPWSEWNRYVFAAGDSENSSNDTEQRVVPLMEQIPANLHAYVETQPSGNAINATHAEEVESHFGDADDVAVAYVASEDDVTDAIYEILSTEEEAEQ, from the coding sequence ATGGGACTGCAAGACGACCTCGAACGATTCCGTGAAGTCGGGGAACAGCGCCGTGAGGATCTGGCCGAGTTCATCCAGTACGGCGACCTCGGCCAGAGCGGGAAAGACGACGTTCGGATCCCGATCAAGATCGTCGATCTCCCCGAGTTCGAGTACGACCGACGCGATCAGGGCGGCGTCGGGCAGGGCGACGCCGATGTCGGAGACCCCGTCGGCCAGCCACAGCCACAGCCGGGCGACGGCGACGAGGAGGGCGAGCCCGGCGAGGAGAGCGCCGACCACGAGTACTACGAGATGGACCCCGAAGAGTTCGCCGAGGAACTCGACGAGCGACTCGGGCTCGACCTCGATCCGAAGGGCAAGCGCGTAATCGAGGAGAAGGAAGGTCCGTTCACCGACCTGACCCGGAGCGGTCCCGACTCGACGCTCGACTTCGAGCGCATGTTCAAGGAGGGCCTCAAGCGCAAGCTCGCCATGGACTTCGACGAGGAGTTCCTCCGGGAGGTGCTCAAAATCGACGGCTGGGGCCCCGACCGAACGTTCGAGTGGGCGCGCGGCGAGAACATCCCCGTCTCGAAGGCGTGGATCGAGGACGCCTACTCCGAGATTTCCGACGGCGAGCGGACGACGTGGTCGAGCCTCGACGAACTGGAGGAAACGATCGACCGCGAGCCGATCCAGCAGAAGATCCGCCGCGAAGGCATCAAGCAGGTGCCGTTCCGCCGGGAGGACGAGCGGTATCGCCACCCCGAGATCATCGAGGAGCGCGAGAAGAACGTCGTCGTGTTCAACATCCGCGACGTGTCGGGGTCGATGCGTCAGAAGAAGCGCGAGCTCGTCGAGCGGGTGTTCACGCCGCTCGACTGGTATCTGCAGGGCAAGTACGACAACGCCGAGTTCGTCTACATCGCCCACGACGCCGAAGCGTGGGAGGTCGAACGCGACGAGTTCTTCGGCATCCGGTCGGGCGGCGGGACGAAGATCTCGGCCGCCTACGAACTCGCCGCCGACCTCGCCGAGGAGTACCCGTGGAGCGAGTGGAACCGGTACGTGTTCGCCGCGGGTGACAGCGAAAATTCCTCGAACGACACCGAACAGCGCGTCGTCCCGCTGATGGAGCAGATTCCCGCGAACCTCCACGCCTACGTGGAGACCCAGCCGAGCGGCAACGCGATCAACGCGACCCACGCCGAGGAGGTCGAGAGCCACTTCGGCGACGCCGACGACGTGGCCGTGGCCTACGTCGCAAGCGAGGACGACGTGACCGACGCCATCTACGAAATTCTCAGCACAGAGGAGGAAGCAGAACAGTGA